ttacttttttccGTAGAGTATTTGCTCCAAACTCATTTATATCCTATGAAATTGCTAGAGTCGAACCTTTTGCTTCTTGTTTATATTCTATAATAGTAAATGTCAAGATTCTAGATGTGACATTCATACTCTTACCAGTTACTgcctacataattttttttttttgccgtaGTTGTTATGGATATCCAAAAAGGCATAGTTAAGTCCAAATGTTTATGGTTTTAGTTGAAGCATGGATGAGCCTCGAGAACCTATAGCTTCTGTttaaaacatggttagtcccCTCGTGGCAATTTAGTTGGTTAAGGCACACGATTTGATCTGATCTATGACTCTCGCAACGTGCTATCTTACTTTTTCATTTCCTTGTCCCCTCTATATCTCCCCCTTGTAAAGCCTATTATGAGGTTCcctttggaaaaaaaaagtggttgAAACTAATGGGTAGTAGTAAAGTATGTTATTAAGATTAACCAAGGTTCATACAGTGCGGTGAGTGAAGAGATGGTAAGGTATGGTCCCTGAATAATGCAAAATGTCAAGTATAGATAATCTGTGGATACTGGTCTAAGATGTCTCCAGATGATAACATTCTGAATCAATACCAAATGTATTGGTTATATTACTGAATTTTTTCGCTGTTTATAATAGCGGTACATTAGATGTCCCTGTACTCATTGAGCATAGCAAGACACACCAGATCTATAAAACAGACCTTTTTTCAAGCAGATTTGTTATTGTTAACCCACCGAATTCTATTTACTCTGTTTGAAATTGGTTAGAATGAGTTCTGTTTTATATATCCCTCAACTTAGTTTGAACTTATTGACCAAGATGTTGAAATTTCTCACTTTGGGTGTCTTGCCCAGTTGCGCATCAATATTGACCAGAGTCACCAGCTCATACTCATTCTTGTACTTTGATCTATACTTCATAGATCCTCTTTTATTCCCATTCAACTAAACTTCAAATGAACTTGTTGGTGTTATTACTGTCAATAATATCATTTGTTAAAAGCATGCATAGGCACCACTTCCGAAATGAAAATAGGAAGATGATTCACCAGCTTGTGGACAAGGAAAGCCTCAAATTAATCAGGAAGATTATCTACCTCCAATTTTCCCTTAATCCTGAACTACACTTTTTGGCACAAATAACACTTGAGGCCTTAAAGGGAAGCCAACAAAAGAATAAGCTCAATGTAGCAGCGAGAAGAGAATATTGCATTGGATGAGTGAACATATTAAGACAAGATATGATTAAAAATCAATGCATTAGATTAAAAGTTGGGTAGCACCTAATGTAGAAAAAATGATAGAATCCCCTTAGCTGGTTCGGCCATGTGTGGAGAGGAGATGATCTATAAAAGCCCCAGTGCAAAATTAGATGGAAAGTAGTTCTATTGCTCGAGCTAGGGACCGAAAAAACCTATAAACGAAAAATCATGAAGAAGGATATAACTGTTAATGGTTTGTCTATAGACATGATTTCATAATAATAGACATTGGGATGTCGTTTAACTCATGTAGCTGATACCACTTAATGGGAAACAACTTGGTTATTGTtgtaataatatcatttaaatGGTTGCAACTTGATATCTAATtctctatatatatttcattgttACCTGATCCCAGAATATACCACAAATTCCTGATACAAGTGACTTGTATCCATTGTAACCCTGTCTAAATGTTTTAAAGCTATATTGAATCACTTGCACCACAATTTCCTGTTCACAGAATAGCTTAAAAGTATTATGTCTGATACAGAAaacatgaatgaatgaaaatgaaGTTACAAATTCTTTTATGTTGAGTATATAGAAGGTAGTGCTCTGATCTTTCTTGGTGCCAGTTTGATTAAATGATGATAAACATGGAAAAAGACCATTGATGCTACTGATGCATTTTTGAAAAGCTTTAAAGCCTAGTCTGCTTCTGGAAGAAAAATGAGCTTGGTCTGTCATCAATTGATTCAAGAGAGTACTGTACTTGTTGCCTTCCAAAATTGAAACAAGCTATATGTGAAAAAGTAATAGTCTGATCTTTCAGTTTTGATGTTTTGTCAACTATATTTATTGCCAACTATATGGAACAATCTTCATTGACTGGTACTCCAACCTTAAGATTGTTGGTGCAAATTGGTGGTGATGGCTCCACAACaataaagaaatatgaaagaagaaACCATTGAGAGTGATGGTCCTacgaaaaagaagaaacaagaaaagtCAGCAATTTTCCAGGATGTGTGTAAAACACTAACCTTTAGGTTTGAATCGCCCCACCAATCTTTATATAAATTGGATGCAATATGGTGTCTTGGCAAATCCCCTTCATTATACAATGGAGTCCATTGACATGGTTTGCACCATCCACATCAACTGTCGTATCGCCAATGGCATTTTACAGCATAATAGTTTCCTTAATTCTCTCTGCGCACAAGGGaagataggaaatgatttggaTACAAAAAATCGGACGAATTTTCTGTTTCTGTTGTTCCTTGTGTACTCTAGTCCTGTTTTTCTGCATGTAGGTTGGTTCTATTCATAATTCATCTCATGTCTCTTAGTGACCTTCCAAAGAGATACACCTCTTGACTCTTAGAGTCACTTCTCACGACCCTTGGTGAGAGTCACATCTCACAACCCTTGGTTTGGAGTCACATCTCATGACTCttagtgaagagtcacatctcatTACCCTTAATGAAAACTCACAACCTTTCATCTTGAAAATCTCTCACATAATTATTAGTTGAATTCTTCCTAGTTCAATGGTTAAAAAATCTGTCTAGAGTAAAATCATGTTCTTTCCGTTATGATGTTTTGTCAACTATATGGATttgtgaaaatgaaattttttggtcTTTATGTATATGCAGGTAGGTAATAGATATTGACCGCTTCCTGGGTTCACTCATACAATGAAGTCAGGTTTTAAAAATGGTTGGCCCTCTGTTGTGCGTCTTCATCTCCGAGAAAAATCAGTGACGCCCTTTTGCATATTTTCTAAAGTGAAACCAGCTGGCAACATGCCTGGGAATACACCTGTTTATCTCAATGTCTATGACTTGACAACTGTAAATGGCTATATGTATTGGGCAGGAATTGGTATTTTCCACTCAGGGGTTGAAGGTCAGCTGACAGTTAAAACCTTTTCAAATCTCCAAAATAGTTTCTCTTCATTTTATACAAAGATATGTGCCTAGAGTTTTGGTTCAAAGTTGTTTCTATCTATGCAATCTTTCATGGGGCTTACATCCTATATTTCACAAAAAATGGTTTTTGATAGTATATCATATGATCATTTAATGCTGTCATTTGATCCAAGTAGTCAACTCCACCTGTGGGATAAGGCTGGGTTATTGTTGTATGCTGTTGTACTACTTCCAATATTTGTAATATCTTTTCTGTACCTCTAATTATTTAGTGAAATTTCAGTACTCCTGTAATACCTACTCCTTGGATAGTTCATTTCAAcagtttcttcttttttatttcaaaaatgagattagaaaaaaattaaccatAGATGTCAGGTGTTATGATTTGAATGGAGGGAGTACACACTTctgaaggactaaaaatatttcACCAACTATCATGGAGACAGAAATTATCTCTAATTTACCTACTTCTGAAAGATCATTTACCCCCCACTTTCAAGATATAGACTAGATAACTGTTTGATCACATGCATAGGCAAAGTAGTAAACtgttatttattcatattttggaGAAAGGGATTCTGTATCTGTGTACATAACACTTACATATGTGAATATTTATTACTTTTGCTGTATTTGGAGAAAAGATAATTCTGGATTCCctgaatattttctaaaatggaGTTGTTATGCTGACAGTTTATGGAGTAGAATATGCATTTGGAGCCCATGACTATCCAACAAGTGGTGTCTTCGAGGTTGAGCCTCGACAGTGTCCTGGCTTTAAGTTTAGGAAGTCGATATTCATGGGAACTACAAACTTAGATCCTTTCCAGATTAGAGAGTTCATGGAGCGCCAGTCTGCAAATTACAATGGTGATACTTATCACTTGATTGTGAAGAATTGCAACCATTTCTGTGAGGATATTTGTTACAAGCTAACAGGCAATTCTATTCCAAAATGGGTCAATCGTCTTGCAAGAATAGGTATATGACATTTTTAAACTCCAGATCCATTCTTTTATGATTAAATTGTATCACTTTAGAGTCGGTAAAGCAGATGGCATTAGATGTTGGTTCTTCCTGAATGTATGCAACTTCGAGTAATGAACAATTTGAACCTAAACATTCTTGTAGATTTTAGTTGAACATCTTGGTGGAAgatttggttaaattatttcttGCATTGTATCAATAGTTCATCATGTCAAATGTCAAGAACTGGAACTTCTGCAAGAATAGGTATATGACACTTTTGCTCCTACTTTTTGGATGACATGGAGCATCTGCCTGCAATGCAATATGACATTTGAAGGCTCACTATTTAGGTGTGCTTGTTTGAGTAGGTGGAAAATTTTGTGGTGAGAATTACTTTAGATTTACTCTGTTCAAATGGTTGTAAGTGAAGCGCAACTCATTTACACTCCACCCCACAAAATTTGGCCATAAAATTGAATTGACAGATTTTCCACCCTCTGTACCAAGGAAGAATGAATGATAATCAAAACCTTTCCATCTCATTTTACATTTCCCTGCCTACTTATAGCACCACAGCCTTACAACTGTGGTTGACTTAAAACTATTATCATTTCTAAGCAAAGAATTTCTTAGAAGCAAATTTCACCTTTACAAGGAAGAGCCATCTGTGGTGGAATTCTTTTTTTGTACTCAATTGCCTTTGCACACACTAAAAATTCTTAGTCATGCTTCTCTGACTTATCATTTCTTGTCCTCCTTGTAGGTTCCTTTCCATCTCGTTTTACATTTCCCTGCTTACTTATAGCACCACAGCCTTACAACTGTGGTTGACTTAAAACTATTATCATTTCAAAGCAAAGAATTTCTTAGAAGCAAATTTCACCTTTACAAGGAAGAGCCATCTGTGGTGGAATTCTTTTTTTGTACTCAATTGCCTTTGCACACACTAAAAATTCTTAGTCATGCTTCTCTGACTTATCATTTCTTGTCCTCCTTGTAGGTTCCTTTTGCAACTGTATACTCCCTGATGCTCTTAAAACTTCCACTGTTCAGCATGATGATCCCAACTTTCAAGGGTGTGATAGTGAGAAACGAAGACTACGAACCGCCTTCAGTTGCTTGTCATCAATCTCAATGCCTCAGAAGGAAGTGTCAATGTCTTCATTATTTATGCATTCTCACTATAAAGGTTGCCTACCACCATGGGAGTTAAAGAAGTCTAAAAAGGGCTCACTAAAGCAAAAATTAGAAGACTAGTTTACTTCTCAGTAACTCTCCTCTGATGTAGGGTATCCATTGTCTTTCTGGTAACTGAATCACTAGAAAGAAATTATTGCTTTTAGTCACACCTGTGCGAGTGCTCTTCCTCAAGTGCAAATTTTTCtgtcaatatttattttgaatgttCAAGCTCATGGCTTTGTTGCTTCATTTTGCTTTCCCTCTTTCTTTGTGTCTAGTTTTTGCTTGTAATCTTTGTTTGATTGTGAATCTATGTCAGATATATTGCTGTGTCAATTCAATTTTTCATAGCTGGAGGAAATTCTGTCAGgtcaaacaaacacacaaatcACAAATGGTAAGATACCAGTAAGACGAAAGAaagtaaagaagaaaaagggaatGTGAATGTTAGCGTTTTTGAAAGTACATTTAACAGGATAAATgcttatatttatataactaaagtttataatatataaattatattataaataatttatattgtgattaataattatttgataatatattttaaaaatatttaaattcaatttagaaataaagacggaaaagattaaaagatattagcaattaattaaattaaacataaaaatgaacTATTCCCGTTCAATATATAGctatcataattataatttatgtagAGGATTTGTTAgtaaataaagagatcattgagaaaattctattattttgtCACACGTTATATGAGTTGGTCttttatttatagcaaaacaacTTATAaccattaataaatattaaatgacataatctataactattaataatatatatatataaagtgttttcatttctttctataacaattaataaaaacaattatttctttagtatatatatatatatatatatatatatatatatatatatatatatatatatatatatatatatatatatatataactgatGCTTTCATTGTGTCATTTCTACAAATAACTACTGTcactactttttttaattacttttttatctttttattttttaaaaaataaacataaagtgACGAAGTGTCTCTTTTTCAACTAATTAATAATGATGGTAAAATGCTTACCGGAGCTCCTCAGGATAATCCATCTACAAACATGGAGTGATTGCTTAGTTTATTCTCCTGGTCagattttattaatatgttgttGACAACAGTTTGAAGAGATATAGAAAAGGATTTTAATTGAAGAGATAAAACTTGTGATTTAGTTTACTAACTTGTGAGAGATtaccttatatataaaaataatataatagtttaattaaaatacatcaatagtgtaaacaattttttattgctATCTAGTCATATGTTGTGAAATAGtaaaatatagtaaaattattaatttttataattattaaattatactcaataattttaattagttgaaaaagtaaaaatatttataatgaaaattaaactcaacaaattaaaattgttgaatGAAATGAGTATTCTGGTAATTTCAGATGAACAAAGAGCCAAACCTGTTGTGTTCTCTTTCTGTCTCGACTTCTTAGGACACAATGGCCGGGTCCTTTTTTATTCTAAGAAACCGTCAGCAATTTAAGAATGGaaagaaatttataaaaagaagcaaaataaaACGAtgcagaaagaaataaaattttcaaattaaaggataggaagtaaacaaaaaataataattttcattagttactggaaaaaaaaattgttaacttttttagttattgtaattaatacaatgaTTATGTTTACaactatatttgataaaaatcttGAGAAACTAATAAGTTCTtttgatcaaattaaaattaagcttATTTGatacaaaaacttattttagtaGTTGGTTTTCCATAAACTATTTTAGGTAgcttattttaataagttatttaaagtaatttatgaaaataagttaatttataagttattagttttttttaaaaattttataataataattttattttatccttttattcaattaaaaaatccttttatatttttttttccgtgattaaaaaaaatcttatatttaattttatgtccttataCATACACGATAGTCAATTCGACAATTATCATCACTACATTATGTcttaaagttataaattttttgaatcaTATCAACTTTATGATTATTTGTTGAATCATTCTCTATTTTTGCAATAAGTATATGACCAAATTTGTTTCCCtgcatgatttttattttatctattaaaagcaaaaaatttCCTTTTTGTTAACTAAAGCCTACACacaattaaatatatcatttgacatttattaattaacttaaagtcagtcttacaaaataattttaattaaatcaactaGTTTACAAGTTTTTAGCTAGCTTTCAACTTTTTAGGTCCTAGCTTATATCGTATAAGCTTTTAACAAGCTTATAAACCAACTAgcttattagttaattttatcaaacataatcttagaatttttaattatcatacTTAGGACAAtaatttaggtttttttttttacttttttagctaccctaattatataattaattaagatttattatttcctttttaatttttgacatgtttcttttttaatctatGTTCTACTTTGTATATAATACGATGTACAATAGATATGTACatacaaatagaaaataatcatCTATTATTCCGTCCATGTTTCTTGCATTGGTTCACTATTTTCTTCCTACTACCCTCTTCTTAAGAATTTTTAACGAAatcgtaaaattatttatcaatgtgggtgttttagaaaattatttacCTTTAAGAGTGATTTTTGTCAACTAGGATTTGGGAAGTGCCACTTTAAGTAGTGACATCTAGTGTTTTCATTTGTCCTACAATAGGAGGTGTCACTTTGATAGATTCTTTTTTTAGGTGTTTTGTAACTGCAAGAGGCACTACCCTTTGTATGTTTTACTCCTTGGTATGTTTTACTCCTTTGTAACTACAAGGTGCTGCCTTGGTATGTTTTACTCCTGTCTGTAAAGTAGGTATTTAGCATCAATAAGTCgactaaaaaagaaaagttggtGCTAAATACTTGTTTAATGACTAGATCCCATGGATCATTTTCACTCAATTTACATCCATCATTTAATGACTAGATCTCATGTCACCATTTTCCTTCAAAACACCGATATTTGGTTTGATTGTTCATACTTTTTAGGCCTAATTATTCAATTGGtcccttaattatattttaagatttaatttggTCCCTCAATTATTAAAAGGTTTAATTTGATCCCTCAGTtgtttaaaatgaaacaattataCCTTTTTATGTCAAATCGGTTAATTTAATGAGGGAAATCTATTAATTGTCAAATCTATTGTAATTAAACAACTCCACTTAATTTTTGTTATCCCAACTCAAgtgtgccaaaaaaaaaaagaattgaatcAACTTTTTCAGAAGAAAGTAAAGAGTGAGTATGCAAGATATCATTAAAGGAGATCCTACCTAGGACAATActcttaataataaaaactttatggagtatgtatgtatataaaaaTGGACTCTTTCTGGActcatatataaacaaaaataaataatttcatattaattaatctcACGTaagaaataactttttttctaaaatgtcTTTTATTGGAACTTGCTATCGTGAATAAAAAGGagtcattgaaaataaaattagaattaaatgaAGAGATTTTTAGGAATGATAACattaaagaagataaaattaattagatttgCTTATATTTAAGTTCAACATACAAGATTACTTTTTTACTTAGTCCAGAAAGAGTATTTAAATATTCATATAAattcatcaaaataatataaaaaaatttattcttataaattgtAAAATGTGAATTTAATATCCGCACATGATACAAGATACTAAGCTTGGGTGTGTAATcctataacaaaaaataagataaaaagattatatttttatagttattaataacaatgtataactttaaaatgaaaatataaattaaatcaaacttcatgaaattttcttttaaaaagaaaagaagaaaaatgtacAAAATGACTAAGAATTTGTGGTTAAAACATGTTTAgcgtcaatttttattttttagagtcGGTAAGACCGACACTAAAACCAATGGAATGTATTTGGATGATACCTCCCATTCcagaacaaatgaaaaacacaAGATGCCACTCAAGATGTGGGTGTCTCCTATATTCTATGCAACAAAAATCACACATGACaggtaaataattttgtaaaacatcaactttattaattaattttgtaaactaacccattttgataaaaaaaatagtcttattCCTACTATCCTTTGCAACAAAAAAGGTTTGTGACTCTCTTCTTTCCATGTTTCATGCATTGGTTCACTATCTTCTTGTTttaagcttaattttttttatttcttctctctctctctctctctctctctctatatatatatatatatatatatatatatatatatatatatatatatatttatttattgt
This region of Glycine max cultivar Williams 82 chromosome 7, Glycine_max_v4.0, whole genome shotgun sequence genomic DNA includes:
- the LOC100802465 gene encoding deSI-like protein At4g17486 isoform X1, translating into MKSGFKNGWPSVVRLHLREKSVTPFCIFSKVKPAGNMPGNTPVYLNVYDLTTVNGYMYWAGIGIFHSGVEVYGVEYAFGAHDYPTSGVFEVEPRQCPGFKFRKSIFMGTTNLDPFQIREFMERQSANYNGDTYHLIVKNCNHFCEDICYKLTGNSIPKWVNRLARIGSFCNCILPDALKTSTVQHDDPNFQGCDSEKRRLRTAFSCLSSISMPQKEVSMSSLFMHSHYKGCLPPWELKKSKKGSLKQKLED
- the LOC100802465 gene encoding deSI-like protein At4g17486 isoform X2, producing the protein MALSNFEGVFHSPSLLSATLCNTKVYGVEYAFGAHDYPTSGVFEVEPRQCPGFKFRKSIFMGTTNLDPFQIREFMERQSANYNGDTYHLIVKNCNHFCEDICYKLTGNSIPKWVNRLARIGSFCNCILPDALKTSTVQHDDPNFQGCDSEKRRLRTAFSCLSSISMPQKEVSMSSLFMHSHYKGCLPPWELKKSKKGSLKQKLED